Proteins found in one Canis lupus baileyi chromosome 26, mCanLup2.hap1, whole genome shotgun sequence genomic segment:
- the TFAP2C gene encoding transcription factor AP-2 gamma isoform X2 gives MCGLVSERPPPRGHRLPISSPAPDLGSAWPKAWGSDLALRAASGIAGPRPSPPAVEDAFPQDRHDASSNGNPRLPHLSSAGQHLYSPAPPLSHTGVAEYQPPPYFPPPYQQLAYSQSADPYSHLGEAYAAAINPLHQPAPTGSQQQAWPGRQGQEGAGLPSHHGRPAGLLPHLSGLEGGAMSARRDAYRRSDLLLPHAHALDAAGLAENLGLHDMAHQMEEVQNVDDQHLLLHDQTVIRKGPISMTKNPLSLPCQKELVGAVMNPSEVFCSVPGRLSLLSSTSKYKVTVAEVQRRLSPPECLNASLLGGVLRRAKSKNGGRSLREKLDKIGLNLPAGRRKAAHVTLLTSLVEGEAVHLARDFAYVCEAEFPSKPVAEYLTRPHLGGRNEMTSRKNMLLAAQQVCKEFTDLLNQDRTPNGNNRPTPVLETNIQNCLSHFSLITHGFGSQAICAAVSAVQNYIKEALIVIDKSYMNPGDQSPADSSKTLEKMEKHRK, from the exons ATGTGCGGGCTGGTGAGCGAGCGGCCTCCGCCCCGAGGTCACCGCCTGCCGATCTCCTCGCCCGCCCCGGACCTGGGCTCGGCCTGGCCCAAGGCCTGGGGTTCGGACTTGGCGCTTCGGGCCGCCTCGGGCATTGCAGGGCCCCGGCCTTCGCCGCCGGCCGTGGAGGACGCCTTCCCCCAG gATCGCCACGACGCGAGCAGCAATGGGAACCCGCgcctcccccacctctcctccgCCGGGCAGCACCTCTACAGCCCCGCGCCACCCCTCTCCCATACTGGAGTCGCCGAATACCAGCCCCCGCCCTACTTTCCACCGCCCTACCAGCAGCTGGCCTACTCGCAGTCGGCCGACCCCTACTCGCACCTGGGCGAAGCTTACGCCGCTGCCATCAACCCCCTGCACCAGCCGGCGCCCACCGGCAGCCAGCAGCAGGCCTGGCCGGGCCGCCAGGGCCAGGAGGGGGCTGGCCTGCCCTCGCACCACGGGCGCCCCGCCGGCCTGCTCCCCCACCTCTCCGGGCTGGAGGGTGGTGCCATGAGTGCCCGCAGGGATGCCTACCGCCGCTCCGACCTGCTGTTGCCCCACGCGCACGCCCTGGATGCCGCGGGCCTGGCCGAGAACCTGGGACTCCACGACATGGCTCACCAGATGGAGGAGGTGCAG AATGTTGACGACCAGCACTTGCTCCTGCACGACCAGACTGTTATTCGCAAAG GTCCTATTTCAATGACCAAGAACCCCCTGAGTCTCCCTTGTCAGAAGGAACTGGTGGGGGCTGTGATGAATCCCAGCGAGGTCTTCTGCTCCGTCCCTGGAAGATTGTCCCTCCTCAGCTCTACGTCTAAATACAAAGTGACAGTCGCTGAGGTCCAGAGGCGATTGTCCCCGCCTGAGTGCTTAAATGCCTCATTACTGGGAGGTGTTCTCAGAAG AGCCAAATCTAAAAATGGAGGCCGGTCCTTGCGGGAGAAGTTGGACAAAATTGGGTTGAATCTCCCAGCCGGGAGGCGGAAAGCTGCTCATGTCACCCTCCTGACGTCCTTAGTAGAAG GTGAGGCTGTTCATTTGGCTCGGGATTTTGCATATGTCTGTGAAGCAGAATTTCCTAGTAAACCAGTGGCTGAATATCTCACGAGACCTCATCTTGGAGGGCGGAATGAGATGACCTCTAGGAAGAACATGCTGTTGGCTGCACA GCAGGTGTGTAAAGAATTCACAGACCTTCTCAATCAAGACCGAACCCCCAACGGGAACAACCGGCCCACCCCGGTCTTGGAGACGAACATACAGAACTGCTTGTCTCATTTCAGCCTGATTACCCACGGGTTTGGCAGCCAGGCCATCTGTGCCGCTGTGTCTGCTGTGCAGAACTACATAAAAGAAGCCCTGATAGTCATAGACAAATCCTATAtgaatcctggagaccagagtccaGCTGATTCCAGCAAAACCCTGGAGAAAATGGAGAAGCACAGAAAATGA
- the TFAP2C gene encoding transcription factor AP-2 gamma isoform X1, producing MLWKITDNVKYEEDCEDRHDASSNGNPRLPHLSSAGQHLYSPAPPLSHTGVAEYQPPPYFPPPYQQLAYSQSADPYSHLGEAYAAAINPLHQPAPTGSQQQAWPGRQGQEGAGLPSHHGRPAGLLPHLSGLEGGAMSARRDAYRRSDLLLPHAHALDAAGLAENLGLHDMAHQMEEVQNVDDQHLLLHDQTVIRKGPISMTKNPLSLPCQKELVGAVMNPSEVFCSVPGRLSLLSSTSKYKVTVAEVQRRLSPPECLNASLLGGVLRRAKSKNGGRSLREKLDKIGLNLPAGRRKAAHVTLLTSLVEGEAVHLARDFAYVCEAEFPSKPVAEYLTRPHLGGRNEMTSRKNMLLAAQQVCKEFTDLLNQDRTPNGNNRPTPVLETNIQNCLSHFSLITHGFGSQAICAAVSAVQNYIKEALIVIDKSYMNPGDQSPADSSKTLEKMEKHRK from the exons ATGTTGTGGAAAATAACCGATAATGTCAAGTATGAAGAGGACTGCGAG gATCGCCACGACGCGAGCAGCAATGGGAACCCGCgcctcccccacctctcctccgCCGGGCAGCACCTCTACAGCCCCGCGCCACCCCTCTCCCATACTGGAGTCGCCGAATACCAGCCCCCGCCCTACTTTCCACCGCCCTACCAGCAGCTGGCCTACTCGCAGTCGGCCGACCCCTACTCGCACCTGGGCGAAGCTTACGCCGCTGCCATCAACCCCCTGCACCAGCCGGCGCCCACCGGCAGCCAGCAGCAGGCCTGGCCGGGCCGCCAGGGCCAGGAGGGGGCTGGCCTGCCCTCGCACCACGGGCGCCCCGCCGGCCTGCTCCCCCACCTCTCCGGGCTGGAGGGTGGTGCCATGAGTGCCCGCAGGGATGCCTACCGCCGCTCCGACCTGCTGTTGCCCCACGCGCACGCCCTGGATGCCGCGGGCCTGGCCGAGAACCTGGGACTCCACGACATGGCTCACCAGATGGAGGAGGTGCAG AATGTTGACGACCAGCACTTGCTCCTGCACGACCAGACTGTTATTCGCAAAG GTCCTATTTCAATGACCAAGAACCCCCTGAGTCTCCCTTGTCAGAAGGAACTGGTGGGGGCTGTGATGAATCCCAGCGAGGTCTTCTGCTCCGTCCCTGGAAGATTGTCCCTCCTCAGCTCTACGTCTAAATACAAAGTGACAGTCGCTGAGGTCCAGAGGCGATTGTCCCCGCCTGAGTGCTTAAATGCCTCATTACTGGGAGGTGTTCTCAGAAG AGCCAAATCTAAAAATGGAGGCCGGTCCTTGCGGGAGAAGTTGGACAAAATTGGGTTGAATCTCCCAGCCGGGAGGCGGAAAGCTGCTCATGTCACCCTCCTGACGTCCTTAGTAGAAG GTGAGGCTGTTCATTTGGCTCGGGATTTTGCATATGTCTGTGAAGCAGAATTTCCTAGTAAACCAGTGGCTGAATATCTCACGAGACCTCATCTTGGAGGGCGGAATGAGATGACCTCTAGGAAGAACATGCTGTTGGCTGCACA GCAGGTGTGTAAAGAATTCACAGACCTTCTCAATCAAGACCGAACCCCCAACGGGAACAACCGGCCCACCCCGGTCTTGGAGACGAACATACAGAACTGCTTGTCTCATTTCAGCCTGATTACCCACGGGTTTGGCAGCCAGGCCATCTGTGCCGCTGTGTCTGCTGTGCAGAACTACATAAAAGAAGCCCTGATAGTCATAGACAAATCCTATAtgaatcctggagaccagagtccaGCTGATTCCAGCAAAACCCTGGAGAAAATGGAGAAGCACAGAAAATGA
- the TFAP2C gene encoding transcription factor AP-2 gamma isoform X3 translates to MGRRSDPGEAGEGRRLRRDWGSRRGIPAFKAEVSDRHDASSNGNPRLPHLSSAGQHLYSPAPPLSHTGVAEYQPPPYFPPPYQQLAYSQSADPYSHLGEAYAAAINPLHQPAPTGSQQQAWPGRQGQEGAGLPSHHGRPAGLLPHLSGLEGGAMSARRDAYRRSDLLLPHAHALDAAGLAENLGLHDMAHQMEEVQNVDDQHLLLHDQTVIRKGPISMTKNPLSLPCQKELVGAVMNPSEVFCSVPGRLSLLSSTSKYKVTVAEVQRRLSPPECLNASLLGGVLRRAKSKNGGRSLREKLDKIGLNLPAGRRKAAHVTLLTSLVEGEAVHLARDFAYVCEAEFPSKPVAEYLTRPHLGGRNEMTSRKNMLLAAQQVCKEFTDLLNQDRTPNGNNRPTPVLETNIQNCLSHFSLITHGFGSQAICAAVSAVQNYIKEALIVIDKSYMNPGDQSPADSSKTLEKMEKHRK, encoded by the exons ATGGGCCGGCGCTCCGACCCGGGCGAGGCCGGGGAGGGGAGGCGTCTGCGGAGGGATTGGGGCTCGCGCCGCGGGATCCCAGCCTTCAAAGCTGAAGTCTCC gATCGCCACGACGCGAGCAGCAATGGGAACCCGCgcctcccccacctctcctccgCCGGGCAGCACCTCTACAGCCCCGCGCCACCCCTCTCCCATACTGGAGTCGCCGAATACCAGCCCCCGCCCTACTTTCCACCGCCCTACCAGCAGCTGGCCTACTCGCAGTCGGCCGACCCCTACTCGCACCTGGGCGAAGCTTACGCCGCTGCCATCAACCCCCTGCACCAGCCGGCGCCCACCGGCAGCCAGCAGCAGGCCTGGCCGGGCCGCCAGGGCCAGGAGGGGGCTGGCCTGCCCTCGCACCACGGGCGCCCCGCCGGCCTGCTCCCCCACCTCTCCGGGCTGGAGGGTGGTGCCATGAGTGCCCGCAGGGATGCCTACCGCCGCTCCGACCTGCTGTTGCCCCACGCGCACGCCCTGGATGCCGCGGGCCTGGCCGAGAACCTGGGACTCCACGACATGGCTCACCAGATGGAGGAGGTGCAG AATGTTGACGACCAGCACTTGCTCCTGCACGACCAGACTGTTATTCGCAAAG GTCCTATTTCAATGACCAAGAACCCCCTGAGTCTCCCTTGTCAGAAGGAACTGGTGGGGGCTGTGATGAATCCCAGCGAGGTCTTCTGCTCCGTCCCTGGAAGATTGTCCCTCCTCAGCTCTACGTCTAAATACAAAGTGACAGTCGCTGAGGTCCAGAGGCGATTGTCCCCGCCTGAGTGCTTAAATGCCTCATTACTGGGAGGTGTTCTCAGAAG AGCCAAATCTAAAAATGGAGGCCGGTCCTTGCGGGAGAAGTTGGACAAAATTGGGTTGAATCTCCCAGCCGGGAGGCGGAAAGCTGCTCATGTCACCCTCCTGACGTCCTTAGTAGAAG GTGAGGCTGTTCATTTGGCTCGGGATTTTGCATATGTCTGTGAAGCAGAATTTCCTAGTAAACCAGTGGCTGAATATCTCACGAGACCTCATCTTGGAGGGCGGAATGAGATGACCTCTAGGAAGAACATGCTGTTGGCTGCACA GCAGGTGTGTAAAGAATTCACAGACCTTCTCAATCAAGACCGAACCCCCAACGGGAACAACCGGCCCACCCCGGTCTTGGAGACGAACATACAGAACTGCTTGTCTCATTTCAGCCTGATTACCCACGGGTTTGGCAGCCAGGCCATCTGTGCCGCTGTGTCTGCTGTGCAGAACTACATAAAAGAAGCCCTGATAGTCATAGACAAATCCTATAtgaatcctggagaccagagtccaGCTGATTCCAGCAAAACCCTGGAGAAAATGGAGAAGCACAGAAAATGA